A region of Kribbella sp. NBC_01245 DNA encodes the following proteins:
- a CDS encoding NAD-dependent succinate-semialdehyde dehydrogenase, giving the protein MYTVTDPATGELIEEVPNATDEEVRAAIDRVHRGYSSWRNRPVEERAAIVAKAADLFEARADDLAAIMTLEMGKRINEGRGEIGIVVDIFRYYAEHGPALLQDEPVAIKGGKAVITKDPIGALLGVMPWNFPCYQVARFVAPNLVLGNTILLKHASICPRSATAIEEVLRDAGVPDDVYVNVFASSRQIPSVLADPRIQGVSLTGSEQAGISVAAEAGKNLKKSVLELGGSDPLILLDSDDLDESVNVIATARMRNCGQSCNSPKRMIVMADIYDEFVDRLTKRVADFYQPGDPSDPATKLPPLASIAAAEEVAGQVEKAVRQGATLRTGGGRIGPGAYLEATVLTDVTREMDAYYEEIFGPVVIVFRAETEAEAIELANDSPFGLGASVFGTDPERGRRVADQIEAGMVYLNSAGGSQADLPFGGIKRSGIGRELGPAGIEEFMNKKSIRL; this is encoded by the coding sequence ATGTACACAGTCACCGACCCGGCGACGGGTGAGCTGATCGAGGAAGTCCCGAATGCGACCGACGAGGAGGTACGGGCCGCGATCGACCGGGTTCATCGCGGCTACTCGTCCTGGCGGAACCGGCCGGTTGAGGAACGTGCGGCGATCGTGGCCAAGGCGGCGGACCTGTTCGAGGCGCGCGCCGACGACTTGGCCGCGATCATGACGTTGGAGATGGGTAAGCGGATCAACGAGGGCCGGGGTGAGATCGGCATCGTGGTCGACATCTTCCGGTACTACGCCGAGCACGGTCCGGCCCTGCTGCAGGACGAGCCGGTCGCGATCAAGGGTGGCAAGGCGGTCATCACCAAGGACCCGATCGGCGCGCTGCTCGGCGTGATGCCGTGGAACTTCCCGTGCTACCAGGTGGCCCGGTTCGTCGCTCCGAACCTGGTGCTGGGTAACACGATTCTGCTCAAGCACGCGTCGATTTGCCCGCGCTCCGCGACGGCGATCGAGGAGGTGTTGCGGGACGCCGGTGTGCCCGATGACGTGTACGTGAACGTCTTCGCGTCGAGCCGGCAGATCCCGTCCGTACTGGCTGATCCCCGCATCCAAGGCGTCTCGCTCACCGGTAGTGAGCAGGCCGGGATCTCGGTCGCGGCCGAGGCGGGCAAGAACCTGAAGAAGTCCGTGCTCGAGCTCGGTGGTTCCGACCCGCTGATCCTGCTCGACAGCGACGACCTGGACGAGTCGGTCAACGTCATCGCGACCGCCCGGATGCGGAACTGCGGCCAGTCGTGCAACTCGCCGAAGCGGATGATCGTGATGGCCGATATCTATGACGAGTTCGTCGATCGGCTGACCAAGCGGGTGGCCGACTTCTACCAGCCGGGCGATCCGTCCGACCCGGCGACGAAGCTGCCGCCGCTGGCCTCGATCGCGGCTGCCGAGGAGGTCGCGGGGCAGGTCGAGAAGGCGGTTCGGCAGGGTGCGACGTTGCGTACCGGGGGTGGGCGGATCGGCCCTGGCGCGTACCTGGAGGCGACCGTGTTGACGGACGTCACGCGCGAGATGGACGCGTACTACGAGGAGATCTTCGGCCCGGTGGTGATCGTGTTCCGGGCGGAGACCGAGGCCGAGGCGATCGAGCTGGCCAACGACAGTCCGTTCGGGCTGGGCGCGAGCGTGTTCGGCACCGACCCGGAGCGGGGTCGCCGGGTCGCCGACCAGATCGAGGCCGGCATGGTCTATCTGAACAGCGCGGGTGGCTCCCAGGCAGACCTGCCGTTCGGCGGCATCAAGCGCTCCGGTATCGGTCGCGAACTCGGCCCAGCGGGGATCGAGGAGTTCATGAACAAGAAGTCGATCCGCCTCTAA
- a CDS encoding M6 family metalloprotease domain-containing protein: MPDERKFRPALRLIAVLAAVSIPGLALATPAPASLVPAASDPANPWQYDHWPQTQPWQELPGAKRIASAGFGSAIDPQNWANPDQMTWSDYKKPPGTNWADPAKTGSVRTFKGALVLVDYPNQPFVVTQPKGSTPFGNPSVEANGVPRAQVADFYRDFLNKPGALNRGHTIHEYWMEGSGGRYGVQLTSFGAYQMPGKSHEYAMEFQGPSACPAGDTCTKNLRTDARAAWVADVGAEVPAGFDFVFYLSAGQDESSTWQEFGPMKFPTKEDVTDEFGPPDAALTNWSRTRYVDWTSWASGSTIWPNAGGGSTTQAESSGMSVYAHELSHVLGIGDNYNNPYGVPPRRAYSGIWEMLSRGTFNGPGGPHSRWMIPATGGASMGAHHMLRNKIKLGMVDEQNVLRLSREALAESGLVIADVTARAIQPGPKGLSGINIALGTGDLAPPCSVPTDPFCDGRGYQNYTLEVVDRVGSDSFTPDSGVLLAKTKNQDQAPFEWVIDANPQDIGMTDYVLPDGTKVPITIGDYRQLSDALFHAGTNSGSEFEYVDQANRLHFYVTNVRRDGAGVLSYKVAVRSLDGSGPAKRGVRVLPTAAGPDRDGATTCKFPLINTGKAAPVAGQHPEDVSAYLNGDVYRLSATVDGGWSVVLPNQLATASAGDRVEVAVQAKAGATSKPLAKVTLTATSESDPTKKSTATCYAISR, translated from the coding sequence GTGCCCGACGAACGGAAATTCCGGCCTGCCCTGCGGCTGATCGCCGTACTCGCAGCCGTCTCCATCCCCGGCCTCGCCCTCGCCACCCCCGCGCCCGCCTCTTTGGTGCCGGCCGCGTCAGACCCGGCCAATCCCTGGCAGTACGACCACTGGCCGCAGACCCAGCCTTGGCAGGAGCTGCCCGGCGCGAAGCGGATCGCCTCGGCCGGATTCGGCTCCGCCATCGATCCGCAGAACTGGGCCAACCCGGACCAGATGACGTGGTCCGACTACAAGAAGCCGCCCGGTACGAACTGGGCCGATCCCGCCAAGACCGGGTCGGTCCGGACGTTCAAGGGCGCGCTCGTACTGGTCGACTACCCGAACCAGCCGTTCGTCGTCACCCAGCCGAAGGGCTCGACGCCGTTCGGCAATCCCAGCGTGGAGGCGAACGGCGTACCGCGTGCGCAGGTCGCCGACTTCTACCGCGACTTCCTGAACAAACCCGGCGCGCTCAACCGGGGCCACACGATTCACGAGTACTGGATGGAGGGCTCGGGCGGCCGGTACGGCGTTCAGCTGACGTCATTCGGCGCCTACCAAATGCCCGGCAAGTCGCACGAGTACGCGATGGAGTTCCAAGGCCCATCCGCCTGCCCGGCCGGCGACACCTGCACCAAGAACCTGCGGACGGACGCCCGTGCCGCCTGGGTCGCGGACGTCGGCGCCGAGGTCCCCGCGGGCTTCGACTTCGTCTTCTACCTGAGCGCCGGCCAGGACGAATCGTCCACCTGGCAGGAGTTCGGTCCGATGAAGTTCCCCACCAAGGAGGACGTCACCGACGAGTTCGGCCCGCCGGATGCGGCCCTGACCAACTGGTCGCGCACCCGGTACGTCGACTGGACCTCGTGGGCGTCCGGCTCGACCATCTGGCCGAACGCCGGCGGCGGCTCGACCACCCAGGCCGAGAGCTCGGGCATGTCGGTCTACGCGCACGAACTGAGCCACGTCCTCGGTATCGGCGACAACTACAACAACCCGTACGGCGTTCCGCCCCGGCGGGCGTACAGCGGGATCTGGGAAATGCTCAGCCGCGGTACGTTCAACGGCCCGGGCGGTCCGCACAGCCGCTGGATGATCCCGGCGACGGGTGGCGCGTCGATGGGCGCACACCACATGCTGCGCAACAAGATCAAGCTCGGCATGGTCGACGAGCAGAACGTCTTGCGGCTGTCCCGCGAGGCGCTGGCCGAATCGGGCCTGGTCATCGCCGACGTCACCGCGCGCGCGATCCAGCCCGGGCCGAAGGGGCTGTCGGGGATCAACATCGCTCTCGGTACGGGCGATCTGGCACCGCCGTGTTCCGTCCCGACCGACCCGTTCTGCGACGGCCGGGGATACCAGAACTACACGCTGGAGGTCGTCGACCGGGTCGGCTCGGACTCGTTCACCCCCGATTCCGGCGTACTGCTGGCCAAAACCAAGAACCAGGACCAGGCGCCGTTCGAGTGGGTCATCGACGCCAATCCGCAGGACATCGGGATGACCGACTACGTGCTGCCGGACGGTACGAAGGTCCCGATCACGATCGGCGACTACCGCCAGCTCTCGGACGCGCTCTTCCACGCCGGCACCAATTCGGGCAGCGAGTTCGAGTACGTCGACCAGGCCAACCGCCTGCACTTCTACGTGACCAACGTACGACGTGACGGGGCGGGCGTGCTGTCGTACAAGGTGGCCGTCCGGTCGCTCGACGGCTCGGGTCCGGCGAAGCGCGGCGTGCGGGTACTGCCGACGGCCGCGGGGCCCGACCGGGATGGCGCGACGACGTGCAAGTTCCCGCTGATCAACACGGGCAAGGCCGCGCCGGTTGCCGGGCAGCACCCCGAAGACGTGAGCGCGTATCTCAACGGCGACGTCTACCGGTTGTCCGCGACGGTCGACGGCGGCTGGTCCGTCGTACTGCCGAACCAACTCGCCACCGCTTCCGCGGGGGATCGCGTCGAGGTCGCCGTACAGGCCAAGGCCGGTGCCACGTCCAAGCCCCTCGCCAAGGTCACCCTGACCGCCACCTCCGAAAGCGACCCCACCAAGAAGTCCACAGCCACCTGCTACGCCATCAGCCGGTAA
- a CDS encoding DinB family protein codes for MTDSGAKGELRLYLQFARDALVWKLEGLSAYDMRRPLTPTGTNLLGLVKHASGVEFGYLGDTFGRPSGEVLPWLGDGAEANADMWATADESREQIVECYRRAWAHSDATIDALPLDAIGRVPWWPADANEVTLNHALVRVIADTHRHAGHADIVRELVDGSVGMAENNASLPPSDAATWEAHHNRLEQVAKEA; via the coding sequence ATGACGGATTCGGGTGCGAAGGGTGAGCTTCGGCTTTATTTGCAGTTTGCGCGGGATGCCTTGGTGTGGAAGCTCGAGGGGTTGTCGGCGTACGACATGCGGCGGCCGTTGACGCCGACCGGGACCAACTTGCTGGGGTTGGTCAAACATGCGTCTGGGGTTGAGTTCGGGTATCTCGGCGACACGTTCGGGAGGCCGTCGGGTGAGGTACTGCCCTGGCTGGGGGACGGCGCTGAGGCCAATGCGGATATGTGGGCCACGGCGGACGAGTCGCGCGAGCAGATCGTCGAGTGTTATCGCAGGGCGTGGGCGCACTCGGACGCGACCATCGATGCGCTGCCGCTGGACGCGATCGGGCGGGTGCCGTGGTGGCCGGCCGATGCCAACGAGGTGACGCTGAATCACGCCTTGGTGCGGGTGATCGCCGATACCCACCGCCACGCCGGTCACGCCGACATCGTCCGCGAACTTGTCGATGGATCCGTCGGCATGGCCGAGAACAACGCCAGCCTGCCGCCAAGCGACGCAGCAACCTGGGAAGCCCACCACAACCGCCTCGAGCAGGTGGCTAAGGAGGCCTAG
- a CDS encoding uracil-DNA glycosylase, whose translation MSPKSLSDLVAPDWAEALAPVEDTVSRMGEFLRAEIAAGRPYLPAGENVLRAFTRPLAEVKVLVVGQDPYPTPGHPVGLSFSVAPDVRPIPRSLQNIYRELMADLNAPAPSNGDLSPWADRGVLMLNRVLTVQPGKPGSHRGKGWEAVTEQAIKALVARGGPLVAILWGRDAQTLKPMLGSIPYIESAHPSPMSADRGFFGSRPFSRVNTLLTERGGEPINWQLP comes from the coding sequence GTGAGCCCGAAATCACTGAGCGACTTGGTCGCGCCGGACTGGGCAGAAGCGCTTGCGCCGGTCGAGGACACCGTTAGCCGGATGGGCGAGTTCTTGCGCGCGGAGATCGCCGCAGGCCGTCCGTACCTCCCTGCCGGGGAGAACGTGTTGCGCGCCTTCACCCGGCCACTGGCCGAAGTGAAGGTGCTGGTCGTCGGACAAGACCCGTACCCGACGCCCGGCCACCCTGTCGGCTTGAGCTTCTCGGTAGCGCCTGACGTCCGGCCAATCCCCCGCAGCCTGCAGAACATCTACCGCGAGCTCATGGCGGATCTGAACGCCCCGGCGCCCAGTAATGGCGACCTCTCGCCATGGGCCGATCGCGGCGTACTGATGCTCAACAGGGTCCTGACGGTTCAGCCCGGCAAGCCCGGCTCACACCGCGGCAAGGGCTGGGAAGCCGTTACAGAGCAGGCGATCAAGGCTCTCGTCGCGCGCGGCGGTCCGCTGGTGGCGATCCTCTGGGGACGCGACGCGCAGACGCTCAAGCCGATGCTCGGCAGCATTCCGTACATCGAGAGCGCGCACCCGAGCCCGATGTCGGCTGACCGCGGCTTCTTCGGCTCCCGCCCCTTCAGCCGCGTCAACACCCTGCTGACCGAACGCGGCGGCGAACCGATCAACTGGCAACTCCCCTAG
- a CDS encoding ABC transporter ATP-binding protein: MSELLPIAGAKGTWAVLWRDMRRGPAVLAALVVSSASAAGLVAPWALGRLVDDLTGDADQDSVLRIAVLIAAAALASGLLTAVGSMLVSRVGETVLARLREQVVDRVLQLPTATMEKVRTGDLLSRVGDDVSVVANAISTTGPILLQAALTVLLTGVGMFALDWRLGLAGLLCVPVYLLALRWYLPRSAPFYARERVAMGERSQVLIASMRGSATVRAYRLEDEHLARIDDRSRVAMDLSLGVFRLFSHFASRINHAEFVGLTAVLVTGFFLVRGDLATVGATTAAALYFHRLFNPLGTLVMEFDQVQSAGASLARLAGVADLPPAAAATEGPGPRDSSIEVVGLSHRYDAGPLVLADVSFRIEPGERVALVGASGAGKTTLAAIVAGILQPTQGSVLLGGIDVRALGEARTRLQVALLSQEVHVFSGPLVEDVRLASSSATDAEVEAALEVAGALTWVRALPEGLHSQVGENAHQLTGAQSQQLAFARLVLADPPVAVLDEATAEAGSAGARELERASAAATDGRTTLIVAHRLTQAEQADRIIVLDQGRIVEVGSHKELLTRDGRYAHLWHSWTGT, translated from the coding sequence ATGAGCGAGTTGTTGCCGATCGCCGGCGCCAAAGGGACGTGGGCGGTGTTGTGGCGCGATATGCGCAGGGGACCGGCCGTGCTGGCGGCGCTGGTGGTGAGCTCGGCGAGTGCGGCCGGGTTGGTCGCGCCCTGGGCACTCGGGCGACTCGTCGATGACCTGACTGGTGATGCCGATCAGGATTCGGTGCTGCGGATCGCCGTACTGATCGCGGCTGCCGCACTGGCCTCCGGATTGCTAACGGCCGTCGGCAGCATGCTGGTGTCCCGGGTCGGTGAGACCGTGCTCGCGCGGCTCCGGGAGCAGGTGGTCGATCGGGTTCTACAGTTGCCCACGGCAACGATGGAGAAGGTGCGCACGGGCGACCTACTCTCCCGGGTAGGCGACGATGTCTCGGTCGTCGCGAACGCCATCAGCACGACCGGGCCGATCCTCTTGCAGGCCGCGTTGACCGTATTGCTGACCGGCGTCGGCATGTTCGCGCTCGACTGGCGGCTGGGGTTGGCCGGTCTGCTCTGCGTGCCGGTTTATCTGCTGGCGCTGCGCTGGTACCTGCCGCGCTCGGCACCGTTCTACGCGCGCGAACGCGTGGCGATGGGCGAGCGTTCGCAGGTGCTGATCGCCTCCATGCGGGGTAGCGCGACCGTGCGGGCTTACCGGCTGGAAGACGAGCACCTGGCCCGGATCGACGACCGATCGCGAGTGGCGATGGACTTGTCGCTCGGGGTGTTCCGGTTGTTCAGCCACTTCGCGTCGCGGATCAACCATGCCGAGTTCGTCGGCCTGACCGCCGTACTCGTCACTGGATTCTTCCTGGTCCGCGGTGACCTCGCGACGGTTGGTGCGACCACTGCTGCCGCTCTCTACTTCCACCGGTTGTTCAACCCGCTCGGGACTCTGGTGATGGAGTTCGACCAGGTCCAGTCGGCCGGAGCCAGCTTGGCCCGTCTTGCCGGGGTTGCCGACCTACCGCCCGCCGCAGCCGCTACGGAAGGCCCGGGCCCTCGGGACAGCTCGATTGAGGTTGTTGGACTTAGTCACCGGTACGACGCGGGGCCGCTCGTACTGGCTGACGTGTCGTTCCGGATCGAGCCAGGCGAGCGGGTGGCGCTTGTAGGTGCGAGTGGTGCTGGCAAGACCACACTGGCGGCCATAGTCGCGGGAATTCTTCAACCCACACAGGGATCGGTACTACTCGGCGGGATCGACGTACGCGCGCTTGGTGAGGCTCGGACGCGGTTGCAGGTGGCGCTGTTGAGTCAGGAGGTCCACGTCTTCTCGGGACCGCTAGTGGAAGACGTACGACTTGCTTCTTCTTCTGCCACTGACGCCGAGGTAGAAGCGGCACTGGAGGTTGCAGGCGCGTTGACGTGGGTGCGGGCTTTGCCGGAAGGCTTGCACAGCCAGGTCGGGGAGAACGCTCACCAACTGACAGGAGCCCAGTCCCAGCAGTTGGCGTTCGCCCGGCTCGTGCTGGCTGATCCGCCGGTTGCAGTCCTCGACGAGGCCACTGCGGAGGCGGGTAGTGCGGGTGCTCGTGAGTTGGAACGGGCGAGTGCGGCCGCCACTGACGGCCGCACCACCCTCATCGTTGCTCACCGGTTGACCCAGGCCGAGCAGGCGGATCGCATCATCGTGCTGGACCAGGGCCGCATCGTCGAGGTCGGCTCGCACAAGGAACTACTGACCCGCGACGGCCGCTACGCCCACCTCTGGCACAGCTGGACCGGTACGTAA
- a CDS encoding ABC transporter ATP-binding protein, whose protein sequence is MRELTAGRLLWRSVRRHRGRMALGISVLALHQATEAAVPVLIGLTVDKAIATGNIANLGFCVLLMVLLFLALSNAWKTGARQVVRAIETETHQLRLEIAGRVLDPRGHRTGLRSGELLSIATSDAEKSALVLRAVSMGSAAVAALVVSSVALLTIDVPLGLGVLVGVPLIVVALQALSPLLTRRTESQQESIASTTALATDLVAGLRTLRGIGAQHNAAERYRRSSQRALTATLRAAATNGIQDGVTTFASGLFLAAVAGVAGWFALNGRLSIGELVTVVGLAQFVAEPVGTLGYCGQLAALAKASAGRLAAVLAAPGLVSSGAVAEVDPADGWLALEGISYRGLARVDLVVRAGELVGVLCYDPRDADALLALVVGRAPEHEGRLLIGGTPAETLDIDLVRRTVLLEQHDTDLFEGTIRTNLLAGSEADDERLARVVGAAAATDLVDAVGLDHAVTDRGRTLSGGQRQRLGLARALLAEPPLLVLHDPSTAVDAVTEELLAEGLVAERANAATLVLTSSPALLGKMHRVVVLDEGRVVAEGTHSDLAETDLRYREAVLR, encoded by the coding sequence GTGCGGGAGCTCACGGCTGGGCGGTTGTTGTGGCGTTCGGTACGGCGTCATCGGGGGCGGATGGCGCTTGGTATCTCGGTGCTGGCGTTGCACCAGGCGACCGAGGCGGCCGTACCGGTGCTGATCGGGCTCACCGTCGACAAGGCGATCGCGACCGGCAACATCGCGAACCTCGGGTTCTGCGTGCTCCTGATGGTGTTGCTGTTCCTGGCGCTGTCGAACGCGTGGAAGACCGGCGCGCGGCAGGTGGTGCGGGCGATCGAGACCGAGACGCACCAGCTCCGGCTGGAGATCGCCGGGCGCGTGTTGGATCCTCGCGGTCATCGCACCGGCCTGCGTTCGGGCGAGCTCCTGTCGATTGCCACCTCCGACGCAGAGAAGTCGGCCCTCGTGTTGCGCGCCGTCTCGATGGGTTCGGCGGCGGTCGCGGCACTGGTCGTTTCGTCGGTGGCCCTGCTGACCATCGACGTACCTCTCGGCCTCGGCGTTCTGGTCGGCGTACCGCTGATCGTGGTTGCGTTGCAGGCTTTGTCGCCGCTGTTGACCCGGCGGACCGAGAGCCAGCAGGAGTCGATCGCGAGTACGACGGCGCTGGCCACCGACCTGGTCGCGGGTCTGCGCACGCTGCGCGGGATCGGCGCCCAACACAACGCGGCCGAGCGCTATCGCCGGTCGAGCCAGCGGGCCTTGACCGCGACTCTGCGAGCGGCCGCGACGAACGGCATCCAGGACGGCGTGACCACTTTTGCGAGCGGGTTGTTCCTCGCGGCCGTGGCCGGCGTGGCCGGGTGGTTCGCGTTGAACGGGCGGCTGAGCATCGGTGAGCTCGTCACGGTGGTCGGGCTGGCGCAGTTCGTGGCCGAGCCGGTCGGCACGCTCGGGTATTGCGGTCAGCTCGCGGCCCTGGCGAAGGCGTCCGCTGGTCGGTTGGCCGCCGTACTGGCTGCTCCTGGATTGGTTTCGTCTGGTGCGGTTGCCGAGGTTGACCCGGCCGATGGCTGGTTGGCTTTGGAGGGCATCAGTTATCGCGGTCTAGCGCGAGTGGATCTTGTCGTTAGAGCGGGTGAGCTGGTCGGCGTGCTCTGTTATGACCCGCGGGATGCCGACGCGCTGCTCGCGCTCGTGGTCGGCCGGGCGCCCGAGCACGAGGGCCGCCTGCTGATCGGTGGTACGCCGGCCGAGACGCTGGACATCGACTTGGTACGACGCACGGTGCTGCTCGAACAACACGACACCGACCTCTTCGAAGGCACGATCCGGACCAACCTGCTCGCCGGTTCGGAGGCGGACGACGAACGCCTCGCGCGGGTCGTCGGCGCTGCCGCCGCGACCGATCTGGTCGACGCCGTCGGGTTGGACCATGCCGTCACCGATCGCGGGCGAACGTTGTCGGGTGGGCAGCGGCAGCGCCTCGGATTGGCCCGGGCCTTGCTGGCGGAGCCGCCGCTACTCGTGCTGCACGACCCGAGTACGGCGGTCGACGCGGTGACGGAGGAGTTGCTCGCGGAAGGACTCGTCGCGGAGCGGGCGAATGCGGCCACGCTCGTGTTGACGAGTAGCCCGGCGCTACTCGGCAAGATGCACCGGGTCGTCGTACTGGACGAAGGCCGGGTGGTTGCCGAGGGCACGCATTCCGACCTGGCCGAAACGGATCTGCGGTACCGGGAGGCGGTGCTCCGATGA
- a CDS encoding ROK family transcriptional regulator, giving the protein MAGTPGTPRLLRAMNDRAALDLLLEQGPLSRTALGTLTGLSKPTASQLLGRLETVGLVRLSGTSAGRPGPNAQLYEINAGIAHVAALDVNPARILAAIADLRGTVVGRFELPTPGRNARGTVERVVKAIHGALGEAGLAEDQLRRVVIGTPGGFDPTTGRLRYATHLPGWHSPRLLEDLAAAIGVPLEVENDVNLAAVAEQRIGHARDSGNFVLLWGEEGIGAAVVIGGRLHRGATGGAGEVAFLPLPGTPLVRNVGRNNAGGFQELAGAEPILALAHDHGLRATTAEDAITQALHLRGPGDSVLSEFAHRLAVGLAAIVAVVDPELIVLAGGVITAGGERLRGLIQEELAELAVPRPRLLLTAVTDDPVLTGALQSALSTTRDEVFDTAGTPAAE; this is encoded by the coding sequence ATGGCCGGCACACCGGGTACGCCCCGCCTGCTGCGAGCGATGAACGATCGCGCCGCGCTCGACCTCCTGCTCGAACAGGGCCCGCTGTCCCGCACCGCCCTCGGCACCCTGACCGGGCTGTCCAAGCCGACCGCCTCCCAACTGCTCGGCCGCCTCGAGACCGTCGGCCTGGTCCGCCTCAGCGGCACCAGCGCCGGCCGCCCCGGCCCGAACGCCCAGCTGTACGAGATCAACGCCGGCATCGCCCATGTGGCCGCGCTCGACGTCAACCCGGCCCGGATCCTGGCCGCCATCGCCGATCTACGCGGCACGGTCGTCGGCCGGTTCGAACTGCCGACGCCCGGTCGCAACGCCCGCGGCACGGTCGAGCGAGTGGTGAAGGCCATTCATGGCGCACTCGGCGAAGCCGGCCTGGCCGAGGATCAGCTGCGCCGGGTCGTGATCGGCACGCCCGGCGGGTTCGACCCGACGACCGGGCGGCTGCGCTACGCGACCCACCTGCCCGGCTGGCACAGCCCGCGCCTGCTGGAAGATCTCGCGGCCGCGATCGGCGTACCGCTCGAGGTCGAGAACGACGTCAACCTCGCCGCCGTCGCCGAGCAGCGCATCGGGCATGCCCGCGACTCCGGCAACTTCGTCCTCCTCTGGGGCGAGGAGGGAATCGGCGCCGCGGTGGTGATCGGTGGACGGCTCCACCGCGGCGCCACCGGCGGTGCCGGTGAAGTCGCCTTCCTCCCCCTGCCCGGCACTCCGCTGGTGCGCAACGTCGGCCGCAACAACGCGGGCGGTTTCCAGGAACTCGCCGGCGCCGAGCCGATCCTGGCGCTGGCCCACGACCACGGCCTGCGCGCGACGACCGCGGAGGACGCCATCACCCAGGCCCTGCACTTGCGGGGTCCGGGCGACTCGGTGCTCTCCGAGTTCGCCCATCGGCTGGCCGTCGGGCTGGCCGCCATCGTCGCGGTCGTAGACCCCGAACTGATCGTCCTGGCCGGCGGTGTCATCACTGCGGGCGGGGAGCGCTTACGCGGCCTGATCCAAGAGGAACTGGCCGAACTCGCAGTACCAAGACCCCGGCTGTTGCTCACCGCTGTCACGGACGATCCCGTGCTCACCGGTGCGTTGCAGTCGGCTCTGAGCACCACCCGCGACGAGGTCTTCGACACCGCCGGAACACCTGCCGCCGAGTGA
- a CDS encoding ABC transporter substrate-binding protein — protein sequence MPRVHRAVAAAAAIALFGTACTGTPAGTTASDDPSAKNVEILFWHGWSAPSEVKGIEASIKNFQAKFPNIKVKVVGNINDDKIKQALRTGGPSSPDVVSSFTTTNVGAFCSSNVFTDLKPFIEKSAINLEETFPKPVLDYTQFEGKRCALPLLNDAYGLYYNKDAFKAAGIANPPKTLSEFEAVAKKLTKPKGDTFSQLGFMPNYHGYEVTTSQYGALWGLKYFDEQGKSNASKDPNFVKAYQGQKKLVDALGGFAKLEKYRTTFGDEWGAKNPFHTGQVAMTFDGEWRAGMAKDAGIKFELGVAPVPVPDDQEDSYGKGYLSGTIIGISNKSEKKNAAWELTKYLTTDTDAVVNFSNAIHNVPSTFEALKSPKLADDPIMDVFIGIAQHKDSNSAPASVNGGAYLVTLQDLGYQYESGKITDLPAALKKADEQIDKDIAQAK from the coding sequence ATGCCCCGAGTTCACAGAGCAGTCGCGGCTGCCGCGGCGATCGCGCTGTTCGGCACCGCCTGCACCGGCACACCCGCCGGCACCACGGCCAGTGACGACCCCTCCGCGAAGAACGTCGAGATCCTCTTCTGGCACGGTTGGAGCGCGCCGAGCGAAGTGAAGGGGATCGAGGCCAGCATCAAGAACTTCCAGGCCAAGTTCCCCAACATCAAGGTCAAGGTCGTCGGCAACATCAACGACGACAAGATCAAGCAGGCCCTGCGCACCGGTGGCCCCAGCTCCCCGGACGTCGTCTCGTCGTTCACCACCACCAATGTGGGCGCCTTCTGCTCCTCGAACGTCTTCACCGACCTGAAGCCGTTCATCGAGAAGTCCGCGATCAACCTGGAAGAGACGTTCCCGAAGCCGGTCCTGGACTACACCCAGTTCGAGGGCAAGCGCTGCGCACTGCCGCTGCTGAACGACGCGTACGGCCTGTACTACAACAAGGACGCCTTCAAGGCCGCAGGGATCGCCAATCCCCCGAAGACGCTGTCCGAGTTCGAGGCCGTCGCCAAGAAGCTCACCAAGCCCAAGGGCGACACCTTCAGCCAGCTGGGCTTCATGCCGAACTACCACGGCTACGAGGTGACCACGAGCCAGTACGGCGCCCTGTGGGGTCTGAAGTACTTCGACGAGCAGGGCAAGTCCAACGCTTCGAAGGACCCGAACTTCGTCAAGGCGTACCAGGGCCAGAAGAAGCTCGTCGACGCGCTCGGCGGTTTCGCCAAGCTGGAGAAGTACCGCACCACCTTCGGCGACGAGTGGGGTGCGAAGAACCCGTTCCACACCGGCCAGGTCGCGATGACCTTCGACGGTGAATGGCGCGCGGGCATGGCCAAGGACGCGGGGATCAAGTTCGAGCTCGGCGTCGCACCGGTGCCCGTGCCGGACGACCAGGAAGACAGCTACGGCAAGGGCTACCTCTCGGGCACGATCATCGGTATCTCCAACAAGAGCGAGAAGAAGAACGCCGCCTGGGAGCTGACCAAGTACCTGACCACGGACACCGACGCCGTCGTCAACTTCTCCAACGCGATCCACAACGTGCCCTCGACGTTCGAGGCGCTGAAGTCGCCGAAGCTGGCCGACGACCCGATCATGGACGTCTTCATCGGCATCGCCCAGCACAAGGACAGCAACAGCGCGCCCGCCAGCGTGAACGGCGGCGCCTACCTGGTCACCCTGCAGGACCTCGGCTACCAGTACGAGTCCGGCAAGATCACCGACCTGCCGGCGGCGCTGAAGAAGGCCGATGAGCAGATCGACAAAGACATCGCCCAGGCCAAGTGA